One Euwallacea fornicatus isolate EFF26 chromosome 14, ASM4011564v1, whole genome shotgun sequence genomic region harbors:
- the Osi7 gene encoding uncharacterized protein Osi7, whose amino-acid sequence MNFKILSVLLCVTVVSQALPTQEEARSNTIQTESDLLDAVYTDCLRKDSLSCLKYKIYNFVDKTLGQRDSITVTDGVQIIKTGNDRDGAPRAISSDDSIESLVFDRVANWLETHTIKVDLKGSEIVNAVQSTARSFNDIISEEEGDGVEEGRKKKKKGGNMGALMGALALKAAVLGKLALWAIAVIAGKALLIGKIALVLSSIIGIKKLLASQHHGKHVTYEVVSHPQHTSSHVSTHEVAYAGGSGHGSDLSGASYGGSGHGGWGRSLDAQQLAYRGQQPEPVAQPQQ is encoded by the coding sequence ATgaacttcaaaattctttCCGTGCTCCTGTGCGTGACGGTCGTGTCTCAGGCCCTTCCCACTCAGGAAGAGGCTCGCAGCAACACCATCCAAACCGAAAGTGACCTTTTGGACGCGGTTTACACCGATTGCCTCCGAAAAGATTCGTTATCTTGCCTGAAGTacaaaatctacaatttcGTCGACAAGACCTTGGGACAAAGGGATAGCATCACAGTGACCGATGGAGTGCAAATCATCAAGACCGGCAACGATAGGGATGGCGCTCCACGTGCTATTTCAAGTGACGACTCGATCGAATCTCTCGTCTTCGATAGGGTGGCCAATTGGCTGGAAACCCACACCATCAAAGTTGACCTTAAGGGCAGTGAAATTGTAAACGCAGTACAGAGCACGGCCCGTAGCTTCAACGATATCATTTCCGAGGAAGAAGGAGATGGTGTAGAAGAAggcagaaagaaaaaaaagaagggtGGCAACATGGGGGCTCTCATGGGCGCTCTAGCCCTTAAGGCCGCGGTGTTAGGAAAACTCGCCCTTTGGGCCATTGCAGTTATAGCGGGTAAAGCTTTGCTTATCGGTAAAATCGCTTTGGTCCTGTCATCTATCATTGGAATCAAGAAGCTCCTGGCCAGCCAGCATCACGGAAAGCACGTGACATACGAGGTGGTTTCGCACCCTCAGCATACCAGCAGTCACGTAAGCACCCACGAAGTGGCCTACGCGGGTGGTTCCGGACACGGAAGTGACCTTAGCGGAGCCAGTTACGGAGGTTCCGGTCACGGTGGATGGGGAAGGTCTCTTGATGCCCAGCAGCTGGCTTACAGGGGCCAGCAACCAGAGCCTGTAGCCCAACCCCAACAGTAG